The Prionailurus bengalensis isolate Pbe53 chromosome B1, Fcat_Pben_1.1_paternal_pri, whole genome shotgun sequence genomic interval GTGTTCAGAATTTCCCGTTGTCTTATaatttttgacagtttttttcaaataaggatTCAAATAAAGTGTATAAACTGTGATTGGCTCCATGGAATTTTTTTACAAAGGCTTTTTGTGctcaaagaattttgaaaaacttttttttgtactaaaaatttcaaattaatataCAAGAGTATATTGGCTTCAACAATATAGCACATGGCCACATTCACTACACCTACTACCAGAAGTTTTTCAGTCAAATCCTAAACCTCTTATCATTTCATCTATAAATCAACACTgtgcatctttaaaatataaaaatatcttaaagtttaacaaaaaccacaaaactattgtcatgtcttaaaaaatatcaatatttctTTGATATTATTAAATACCCAGTTAGTGTTCATATTTTTCCAACTTTCCCCAAATTTTTTAGCAGTTGGTTTATTCAAGTCAACATCCAAATAAGGTTTACATATTAAATTAGCTTGTTGTCTCTTAAGTCTCTTTTTATCTATAGgtctttttcgttttttttttaagaaacatgatACTTTGTCCTATAgagttttgtatattttagattttgctgTTTATATCCTTGTGGTGTTATTATATTTGATCTGATTCAggttaggttttttttccccccaaaatacctGAGGTAGTGATGTGTGTTCCTATTACATCTCAACAAGAGGCACAAATGTCTggctatttctctttttgtgataTTAAGATTAATCAGTGGTTCAGGTTAATTAATTGGATGGTCAgtttaagtattctttttttttttaatgtttatttatttttcagagagagaaagagcatgtgcatgaacaggggaagcgcagagggaggaacacagagaaacccaagcaggctctgcactgtcagcacagagcctgatgcagagctcgaactcacgacctgtgagatcatgacctgagccgaaatcaagggtcagaaaattaactgactgagccacccaggtgctctggtcAGCTTAAGCATTCTATCAGCTTTTTATGTAAGGGTGTTAACAACCATTGATAATCACTGCCTATATCCATTATTTCACTGGAGGTTGCAAAAGGGTAATATTCTAAcactatcatttcttttttatttttttagctgaAATTTTTTAGCTGAAATTTTCTCTATAGAGAAAATCTTTCTTTTACCAGTGATTTATTCCAAGGTATAGTTAATTTGGTAAAGATAGGATAAATGCTTGATTCTTtctaagtatttaatattttcatgatgGGCTAGTTCCCTGGCATTTTTCAAAGGCAACCAAAcaagttaaaaactttttattattattattaggagCATATGAACTTTAATACATTTGATATGTTGTAATCCAAATTATTTAGCTTTTTGATCTCAAATTGATCAAAAAATGACAAATCTGTGGGTCAGTGGTCAAGTTGTATCctaagtttttcttccttccttccttcctttcttccttccttccttccttcccttccttcctacctttttcttccttcctacattttctttctttctttctttctttctttctttctttctttctttctttctttctttctttctttctttcgagagcaagtgagccagggagaggagcagagggagagatagagagaatcttaggcaggctccacgctcagcacagagcttgactgtGGGACCAATCCTACACCactaggatcatgacttgagccaaagtcaagagttttacactcaactgattgagccaccttggtgccccacTCCTAAGTTCTTTTAGTATGATTTTTGATAACTTTGGTGTAATAAGATGTCCATGCTTATCTTGCACTTTTCCTGTTCCAAACTTGCAAGGAACCCTGGTTCCTCTTAATGGGAAATCATTTTCAGAGACCATAATCTAGGTGTTTGGGGCGCTCATTGCCACTGAGTTGGTTATTGCTTCTAAGCCTTTTCAGTGgtctacagatttttttaatgtgcaatgggggagggaggaatttgAGCAATAAGATTTAGTCTGAATAGAATAGGTGGAAATTAGAGATATGTCATCTTTCTACCATGTAccatcattttgtctttttaaagatgcatgaaatctatttttttattaaaaatttttttaacgtttatttattactgagagacagagcgagacagaacatgagcatgggaggggcagagagaggaggagacacagaatccgacgcaggctccaggctctgagctgtcagcacagagcccgacgtggggctcgaactcacgaaccgtgagatcatgacctgagccgaagtcggtcgcccaaccgactgagccacccaggcaccccaagatgcatgaaatctttaaaaaaatcttaattagcTTTAATGTTTCAGATTTATTTGGACttgaaaaatgaattagaaattatgaaattacTTAGCCaaccttaatattttttaataatgtttatttatttttttaatatatgaaagttattgtcaaattggtttccatacaatgtttatttatttttgagagagagcaagcaagtgggggaggggcagagagagagggagacaagatctgaagcaggctctgtgctaacagcagggaacctggtgtggggctccaactcacaagcctcgagatcatgacctgagctgaagttggatacttaactgacagagccacccaggcaaccctgacCCTTAACATTTTAAACCACTTACAATAAACTTCGTGGATAGcaatttttctattaaaacatttttaagttattatagAAACAAGCTCTTCTGCTGTTAAGCCTCAGGCCACTTCTTAGCCTCAGACTAGCTAACTGTGCTctcctttccctattttttttttttttttacattccccAGGGATTTATTtggctgtaattttctttttaaaggcctCCTCCAAGTACTGAGTGGAAAGAGGAATGAGAGAgtcttttggaaatattttttatcttgctCTGGGTGGCAGTTATGTGAGTGTTCACATGTAAAAATTCAAATTGtatggttagattttttttaacatttatttatttttgaaagagagagatggaaagcaagtgggggaggggcagagagagaaggagacacagaatccgaagcaggttccaagctctgagctgtcagcacagagcccgatgtgaggctcaaatccacaaaccgggagatcatgagccaaaatcggatgctcaacagactgagccacccaagcgcccctacctaggttttaatttttttatatttttttaatttttatttttttttgtttttctctagagTTCTATTTCTATTCTTGTATTCAAAAAACTTCCCTGTTTATGTTCAAAATAAACAACTATGTCGTTACTTCCTGTGTTTTACTTCAATTGCAGTATACTTGGAATAATGTACTTGGAAAAGTCAAGAGTACATCAAAACTACTACAAGAGTTTTGAAAATTACAGTTAATGTTTCAGAAGAAATCTGCTCAGGTTTGCAGGTTCTTTATCCTtccattaaaagatgaaaaaaggccATCCTAGCCATGCTTCACATTTAATCAGATTCTTCAATATTAATGCATAAAAGCTTTGGAATAAATCAGTCTCAACCAGGAACAGTGTGTTAGAAAAAACTAGAGTGAAAGCTAACATTCAATTTTCCATGTTTGGAATGTCTGAGAAAGCATTTTTTGActattaaaaaagtttatttaacaaaaaagttCAATATGAAAATGCATGACCTGATTTTTATATTGTAGTAAAACTGGTGCTATGAAGGGGACACGTGGAAGCAGTTGGTTTCTTCTGGTGAAAACACCCATTGTTTATACTCGTTCCAAGGCTTCTAACATGATGATACTATTTCCTCGAATTACCACCATTCCAATATTGTTCTGTTGCCCACTAGTTGCCATCTCCACACATTCATCTATCACAAGATGCATAAAGGGATCGAACCTCCGCAATATTCCTTGGACATGTCTGCCACCATTTAATTTCAATGATAATTTCTTGTCCATAAATTTTTTCAATTCGGGAGGGTGAGCTTTGCTCATCATGCTTACTCGGCGAGCTCAAAGATGCCTCCAAACAGAATTCATGGAGTCCTTCACGCTCCCTACCTAGGTTTTTAATATGGATtcccagttatcccagcaccagcACTGCACACAGTGATTTGCTTTCAGGAGGCACTCAGTTTATTTGAACTGAACCATGATGCAATTCAAGTCTCAGCATAAGGACTTGACCTTCTATAAGTGCTTGATAGGGATTTGATATTGTTGATAGTGAGGACTACTCGTATATTCGGAACCATCTTCTGGGCCAAAAAAACATTTTGCCTAGAAGTTAGGTACATAATGATTAACTAAAATTACAGTTACTCCAAATGAGtactttctcattttgttcttgagtttttttgtttgtttgtttttaaggataTTCCGTAAATAATTTAATGGGAGATAAAATACGTAACCACTTTTGCCAACTATAGTCATGTCATAATggcaattaaattttatattaaacatcATTCAATATCATAGGACAATGACATTTTTCCTGAGATTTTTACCTCAAAATGGAAGATTTGGTGAGAAAATGGAACATGTCTTCTCTTACAATGGGTCATTTTCCCTACTTTGGTGTTATCATCAAAATATTGGTTGCAGATAACTATGCTGTAATGTCTCTCACTTAACTTCCACCTAtccacttcttttttgtttttaagtttattttttttaaaaaaggtttttttttttttaatctttatttagttttgagagagcgagcaagcaggggaggggtagagagacagaggggacacagaatccaaagcaagctccaggctctgagctgtcagcacagagcctgacgtggggctcgaactcacggaagcaacttcatgacctgagctggagtcagatgcccaaccgactgagccacccaggtgccctaagtttatttttgagagggagaaagggagcctgggggaggggcagaaagagacagagagagagaaagaattctaggcagcctccatactgtcagtgcagagaccgacttgaggctcaatcccacaaactgtgagatcatgacctgagtcaaaatcaagaattggacgcttaatgaactgagccacccaggcacccctccttttctttAAGTGAGCTTGCCCATGCCTCCTGCTCCAAGAGTTTGCTCACACATAATATTGCTCTTCAGTCCCTAGTCAATTGGACCAGGAGTAGATTATGCTGGGCTAATTGGTTTTTCTCTCCTCAGAATTTGGAATTGAATTTCTTTAGATTGCTTGAGCTGGAGATAATACATAGCCTGTGTGGGTATGCATTGCATGTGCATTTGTACAGGTGTGGTGATGGGGCAGTTGTCTAGGGCCCTGCTATACCATGTGGTAAAACTTGACTCTTGAGAAACTTGCCATTCTGAACAGTAGAAATACACACTGCCCCATTACTCAGCTGACACTCCCTTCTCTCAGCTTTTCCCActttctcatgtctttttttaaattttaaaaattttatttatgtatttatttttaagtaaactctataccctatgtgggacttgaactcatgaccttgagatcaagacatgcatgttctactgactgacccagccaggcacccctctcatgtatcttttcccttttttttttaatgtttatttgcttatttattttgagagagagtgcaagtaggtgcggggcagagagagagggagtgagagaatcccaagcaggctctatcccgatgtggggcccatctcacaaccgtgagatcacgacctgagccgataccaagagtcagatgctcaaccaactgaaccactcaggtgcccctcatgtctCTTCTTCTATTCCCTAGCAGTATCAGGTGACTGGCTTAGCAAGTTTTAGACCAGAGGCAATCACTGATTCTCAACTTATTGAAGCATGTAATGGTTCAGAGGGTTCAAACACCCTTACTTTATGAATGATTCTTTTGGTAACTCCCTTCCTGGTCTTGAGGAAGGAGGAAATTCTCTACCCTCCCTCACAATGTAAGGAGAGATAATACCCTCTCTTTAGAATACTGTATTCCCTCCAAAATACAACTTTCATTGTTTCTGTCTTCTCTTATatgagagagggggaaatggtgGTGGTAGTGAGAATTTTCTCCACTAGTACCTCTCACTAGACCCAATGGGGGAGGGATTGACTCCAAAAGCTGATGCTTCCTCAAACACAGAATGGGATGTGGGagggtaatctttttttttttttaagtgatctgtacacccaatgtggggcttgaattcatgaccttaTGATCAAGAATCCCATGCTCCACTGACCAGCCAGGTATCCCAGGGGAGGGTAGTATTTAGTACCATGTATTCTTAGCTGTGGGCTCAAAAACAGGACACTATTTCACCTAAAATGAAATAATCCCTGACACAGACAATGAATTGAGTTGGATTccttctaaattctgtttcatacAATTAAAGCAGAAGTACAACATTTGTGGTAGAGACTTGCAAATACGTGTATAAGACTAATATTACAAATCATGCAGAATTGGCTGGTTTTTTTAATACTCTGGTTCATTACTATTTACAGggcattttaatatatattatgtcatttaattaaATGCCCGGGACGTTGCTGACCCATAATCCTATGGGATTGAGACCATGAACATTCCAGACCATCCCTGATATCCCAGTTTACTTGCCTATGATCTTTCCTTCTCAAGGCACACAGCCTCCTTCCCAGAGCCACAGGATTTCTAGTCATAGCTGATCCTAGACTAAAGCCTAGTTCAGGAAAGGAACATCTTTTCACCTATTTTAATCTCCCATTAATTTGACATTTAGGTTCTTAAAAAGCACAATTTCATTTGGAATGCACTTCAGGATTTTTGTACCATCTGCATGTCtacctttatttatctttgttacATATAAGAAgagtgcattttaaaatttaaagtgcaTAGTATAATGTTGATTTTCACTAGCAAGGGAAAGTCAAATAGGTGGCCATGGAAGGGGCCCAGTGGAATTCCTGCACTTCTTGACCCTTCCctgattctgtttcttcctctttataatttttataatctttgcTAGTGTGGCATTTTGGAATATGGCTGAAGCTAAAAGTCTGTGGATTTAGTTAGACAAAGAGATAATAGCCAGGAATAGAAAGAGGCACTTACAATCCTCCTGTAATGCTTGGGGTCCCTTCAAGATTTATAATTCTACATAACACATTAGGAGAAAGAATATCCCATTAGCAGAAGATGCTATCTTTTACAATTTAAAGAGGCTGAAATACTTTTGTGACTGAAATATTTAACACCAGTTAGGTGGAGATTGgggaataaaaacagacatagcTAAATAACTGTCAGAACTCAATAAtctttagtttgctttttttttttaatttttaaaaggttgattttattttattattttttttaatatatgaaatttattgacaaattggtttccatacaacacccagtgctcatcccaaaaggtgccctcctcaatacccatcacccaccctcccctccctcccaccccccatcaaccctcagtttgttctcagtttttaacagtctcttatgctttggctctctcccactctaacctcttttttttttttcttcccctcccccatgggttcctgttaagtttctcaggatccacataagagtgaaaccatatggtatctgtctttctctgtatggcttatttcacttagcatcacactctccagttccatccatgttgctacaaaaggccatatttcattttttctcattgccacgtagtactccattgtgtatataaaccacaatttctttatccattcatcagttgatgggcatttaggctctttccataatttggctattgttgagagggctgctatgaacattggggtacaagtgcccctatgcatcagtactcctgtatcccttgggtaaattcctagcagtgctattgctgggtcatagggtaggtctatttgcaattttctgaggaacctccacactgctttccagagcggctgcaccaatttgcattcccaccaacagtgcaagagggttcccgtttctccacatcctctccagcatctatagtctcctgatttgttcattttggccactctgactggcgtgaggtgatacctgagtgtggttttgatttgtatttccctgatgaggagcgacgctgaacatcttttcatgtgcctgttggccatccggatgtcttctttagagaagtgtctattcatgttttctgcccatttcttcactgggttatttgtttttcgggtgtggagtttggtgagctctttatagattttggatactagccctttgtccgatatgtcatttgcaagtatcttttcccattctgttggttgccttttagttttgttggttgtttcctttgctgtgcagaagctttttatcttcataaggtcccagtaattcacttttgcttttaattcccttgcctttggggatgtgtcaagtaagagattgctacggctgaggtcagagaggtcttttcctgctttctcctctaaggttttgatggtttgctgtctcacatttaggtcctttatccattttgagtttatttttgtgaatggtgtgagaaagtggtctagtttcaaccttctgcatgttgctgtccagttctcccagcaccatttgttaaagaggctgtcttttttccattggatgttctttcctgctttgtcaaagatgagttggccatacgtttgtgggtctagttctggggtttctattctattccattggtctatgtgtctgttttggtgccaataccatgctgtcttgatgatgacagctttgtagtagaggctaaagtctgggattgtgatgcctcctgctttggtcttcttcaaaattcctttggctattcggggccttttgtggttccatatgaattttaggattgcttgttctagtttcaagaagaatgctggtgcaattttgattgggattgcattgaatgtgtagatagctttgggtagtattgacattttgacaatatttatttttccaatccatgagcagggaatgtctttccatttctttaaatcttcttcaattaccttcataagctttctatagttttcagcatacagatcctttacatctttggttagatttattcctaggtattttatgcttcttggtgcaattgtgaatgggatcagtttctttatttgtctttctgttgcttcattgttagtgtataagaatgcaactgatttctgtacattgattttgtatcctgcaactttgctgaattcatgtatcagttctagcagacttttgctggagtctatcggattttccatgtataatatcatgtcatctgcaaaaagcgaaagcttgacttcatctttgccaattttgatgcctttgatttccttttgttgtctgattgctgatgctagaacttccagcactatgttaaacaacagcggtgagagtgggcatccctgtcgtgttcctgatctcagggaaaaagctctcagtttttccccgttgaggatgatgttagctgtgggcttttcataaatggcttttatgatctttaagtatgttccttctatcccgactttctcaagggtgtttattaagaaagggtgctgaattttgtcaaaggccttttctgcatcgattgacaggatcatatggttcttctctttttttttgttaatgtgatgtatcacgttgattgatttgcgaatgttgaaccagccctgcatcccaggaatgaatcccacttgatcatggtgaataattctttttatatgctgttgaattcgatttgctagtatcttattgagaatttttgcatccatattcatcagggatattggcctgtagttctctttttttactgggtctctgtctggtttaggaatcaaagtaatactggcttcatagaatgagtctggaagttttccttccctttctattcttggaatagcttgagaaggataggtattatctctgctttaaacgtctggtagaactcccctgggaagccatctggtcctggactcttatttgttgggagatttttgataaccgattcaatttcttcgctggttatgggtctgttcaagctttctatttcctcctgattgagttttggaagagtgtgggtgttcaggaatttgtccatttcttccaggttgtccagtttgttggcatataatttttcatagtattccctgataattgtttgtatctctgagggattggttgtaataattccattttcattcatgattttatctatttgggtcatctcccttttctttttgagaagcctggatagaggtttatcaattttgtttattttttcaaaaaaccaactcttggtttcgttgatctgctctacagtttttttagattctatggggcgcctgggtggcgcagtcggttaagcgtccgacttcagccaggtcacgatctcgcggtctgtgagttcgagccccgcgtcgggctctgggctgatggctcggagcctggagcctgtttccgattctgtgtctccctctttctctgcccctcccccgttcatgctctgtctctctctctgtcccaaaaataaataaacgttgaaaaaaaaaatttagattctatattgtttatttctgctctgatctttattatttctcttcttctgctgggtttaggctgcctttgctgttctgcttctatttcctttaggtgtgctgttagattttgtatttgggatttttcttgtttcttgagataggcctggattgcaatgtattttcctctcaggactgccttcactgcgtcccaaagcgtttggattgttgtattttcatttttgtttgtttccatatatttttaaatttcttctctaattgcctggttgacccactcattcgttagtagggtgttctttaacctccatgcttttggaggttttccagacttttttctgtggttgatttcaagcttcatagcattgtggtctgaaagtatgcatggtataatttcaattcttgtaaacttatgaagggctgt includes:
- the LOC122466897 gene encoding small nuclear ribonucleoprotein G-like, whose protein sequence is MMSKAHPPELKKFMDKKLSLKLNGGRHVQGILRRFDPFMHLVIDECVEMATSGQQNNIGMVVIRGNSIIMLEALERV